The Vibrio agarivorans genome contains the following window.
TTTGAGTTTAATGTCTAGCTCTTCAGACATGTGCTCTTCGATCCACTCCAACACTAATGTTGGAACAGACTCCATCTCTCGCAATTGTTCAACAGCCGCTTTTTGCTCACTCGTATCGATGTAACGCGTGATATTGTCGCCATCTTTCCATTTTTTAATGAGGTACTGCCATTTCCATCCGCATTCTAAGTTTTCTAACTGTTGGTATTTCATTTGTCATTCCCCAAAAAACAAGGGTGACAGCGTAACCCAAAATAGTCAGCATGTGAATATGAGTAAACAATAAAAGAGAGACTGATCAATAACTATTGTTGAGTTTTCTTTTAGTTACATTACGGTGAGCGGTATCAGGGCGAGTTTAGGAAACTTCGCGCATCTTCAAGCAGATACAGGTATAATCTTGCCCCAATAACATGAAGATGTGATTTCAATTCGAGAATTTATGAATCAAGAAACTTGGCAGTCCGTTTGCCCCCAGTACGATCAATACCAGTCGACTATTGACGCATTTGAAACACTAACGCCCTGCTCCTTTATGAGCCTTCAGCGCCGCTTCTCACAAGCATTGAAGACATTCGCAATGCCATCACAAGCACGTAAACAAGGCGGTGTTTCTCGAATTTTATTGGTTAATGCACCTGACAACCCTGTATATTTTAACGAGGTTGTACAACAAGTGTGTTTATCGACTCAAGATGACGTAGTTGCATCTTCATCCCTTGATTCTTTTGATATTTTTGGTAGTTACCGCGTCACAGAAAGTGGTGATATAGTTCACTCGAAAGGTGTTATCGAGCAGATTGAATCGGGGGTGTTGGTCTTAAGTGCTAACTTCTTGCTTGCAAATCCCCAGCAGTGGCTCACAGCGAAAGCGCTAGTTCTAGGAAAAGAGATCTCCCCGTTATGCTCTGACCGTCGATTTGGGAAAGAATCAGCGCCTAGACGCTCTCGCGACATGAAGCTGGTGATTGTTGGCGATAGAAATCAGTTCGCCGATCTTGAGTATTTAGATGATGAAATTCACTCGGGCCTTGCACTCTTTAGTGAACTTGAGCTTGAAATTAATCTTAGTGAAACATCGATAGCCCTTTACTTAGGCTTTCTGCGTTGGCTTCAAGAATCCTATCATCTGCCCAAGCTGGAAAGTGATGCAATTCACACATTAATGATATCTGGTGCGCGCGAGACCGAAGACCAACGTTATATGCCACTCGGCTTGTTATGGCATGTTTCATTGCTTGAAGAAGCGTCGTTACGTGGTAACGGCAGCGTGATTACAGCTGAAGATATCGAAGGTGTTATTCAAGATAGACTGTATCGAGAGTCTTACCTGCCTGATCGTGCCCTGTCTGATATCCGTGACGGACAAGTGATCATCGAAACTGAGGGTGAGCAAGTTGGACAGGTAAACGGCCTCACCGTAATTGATGTTCCGGGTCACCCTCGCGCTTATGGCGAA
Protein-coding sequences here:
- a CDS encoding Lon protease family protein, with translation MNQETWQSVCPQYDQYQSTIDAFETLTPCSFMSLQRRFSQALKTFAMPSQARKQGGVSRILLVNAPDNPVYFNEVVQQVCLSTQDDVVASSSLDSFDIFGSYRVTESGDIVHSKGVIEQIESGVLVLSANFLLANPQQWLTAKALVLGKEISPLCSDRRFGKESAPRRSRDMKLVIVGDRNQFADLEYLDDEIHSGLALFSELELEINLSETSIALYLGFLRWLQESYHLPKLESDAIHTLMISGARETEDQRYMPLGLLWHVSLLEEASLRGNGSVITAEDIEGVIQDRLYRESYLPDRALSDIRDGQVIIETEGEQVGQVNGLTVIDVPGHPRAYGEPARISCVIHFGDGDISDVERKADLGGNLHAKGMMIMQAFVSSALQLEEPLPYSASLVFEQSYCEVDGDSASLAELCCFVSALSDCPINQQIAVTGAVDQFGRVQAVGGLNEKIEGFYHVCQHQGFTGHQGVILPKSNLKHLALNRDVVESIRKGEFHIWSVSSVDEAVPILMNIPFRQDEKAQEQAAGSELDESNSEQETVLGKIAERIEAFDRHSHPLSLFERLRSWF